The genomic interval GAAATAGAACCAGAAGTACAAAGCAGTATAATAAAGGGACTTTCCCATTCTAAAACTGCAGAGCTTTTTGAAAATATTCCAAATGACGAAATAGCAGACATTATAGATGAACTAGATGAGGAAGAAAGAGAAAAAGTATTAATTGCCTTAGAAAATGAAGACGCAGAAGAAGTTAAAGAGCTTATGGGATATTCAGATGAATCTGTAGGTAGTATAATGAACAAGGATTTTATATCTTTTAATTTAGATCTTACTGTAAAAGAGACTATAGAACTTTTAAGAGAATTAGATGCAGATGAAGAAGTTATGTACTATGTTTATATAACTGATGAAGAAGATAGATTAAATGGAGTTGTAACTTTAAGAGATTTAATAATGAATGAAGAAAATAAGAGACTTAAGGAAATTATGCACACATCTTCCATAAGTGTTAATATAGATAGTACTATAGAGGATGCCATAGAAAAATCAACAAAGTATGATTTAATATCTATTCCTGTTGTGGACTATGAAGAAAAATTAGTTGGTATGGTTCTTATTCACGATATAGTTGATGAATTAATTCCTAACAACTTAAAAAGAAAATTTAAGAAAAAGTACACAGATTAGTTGACAAATTTTAATAAAAGAATATAATAAAGTATATAATTCATATCAAAATAGTCGGATAAATGTTGTGATAAAGTAAAGTATTATAAGGATAGGTCACAGAGAGAAAGTGGTGCTGGAAATCTTTCACCAAAGCTTTATAAGAAGTGCGCTTTTGAACAGGAATTTCGAAAAGTTATAAGTAGAAATTTTCGAGTATCACCCGTTAACGTGATAGAGTATTTATAGTACTTGATTAAGTGAGGTCTTTACCTAATTAGAGTGGAACCACGGAGTAAAAAGCTTCGTCTCTAAATAGTGTAAGGCCTTTTTATTATATTTTTAAGGAGGAAATTTATATGGTTTTTAACAGTCTTTTAAGTTTAATAGGAAACACACCAATATTAAAAGCAAATAATTTATTTGAAGGGAATAATGTATTTGTTAAGCTTGAAAAATTTAATCCAGGAGGAAGTATAAAAGATAGAGCAGCTTTAGGAATGATAGAAGAAGCTGAAAAAAATGGATTATTAAAAGAAAATGGAGTTATAGTAGAACCAACTAGTGGAAACACAGGAATTGCCATAGCTATGATTGGTAAAATTAAAGGATATAAAGTTATTATAACTATGCCAGAGACAATGAGTAAAGAAAGAAGAGATATGATCAAAGCTTATGGTGCAGAGATAATTTTAACTGAAGGAAGCAAAGGAATGAAGGGAGCTATTGAAGAAGCAGAGAGGTTAGCTAGTACAAAGGGATATTTCATGCCTCAACAGTTTTTAAATGAAGCTAATGCTAAAAAACATTATGAAACTACTGCAGAGGAAATAATAAGAGATATTCCAGATTTAGATGTATTTATTGCAGGGGTAGGAACTGGAGGAACTATTACAGGAGTAGGAAGAAAATTAAAGGAATATAATCCTAATATAAAAATAATTGCTGTAGAACCTAGTGATTCAGCTGTATTATCAGGAGAAAATTCTGGTCCTCATAAAATTCAAGGAATAGGTGCTGGATTCGTACCAAAAATATATGATTCATCAGTAGTTGATGAAATAATAAAAGTTAAAAATGAAGATGCATACACTATGGCAAAAAACTTTGCTGATAAAGAAGGAGTTCTAGTAGGTATATCTTCTGGAGCTGCATTAAAAGGGGCAAAGGATATTTTAGAAAATATAGCAAAAGATAAAAAAGTGTTAGTTATAGCACCTGATGGAGGAGAAAAATATTTTTCAACAGGGCTATATGAGTAATTTGTAGGAGTGAAAATTTTGTTCAAAAATTTAAAATATGATATAGAAAATGTTATGAAAAATGATCCAGCGGCTAGAACAAAACTAGAGGTTTTATTGCTTTACCAAAGCATACATGTTTTGATATTTTATAGAATAGCACATGGACTATATAAGATAAAATTATTTTTTCTAGCACGATTAATTTCTCAGTTAGGAAGATTTTTTACAGGTATAGAAATTCATCCAGGGGCAAAAATAGGAAAAGGGCTTTTTATAGATCATGGAATGGGTGTTGTAATAGGAGAAACTGCAGAAATAGGAGATAATGTAACTATATATCATGGAGTTACTCTTGGAGGAACTGGAAAGGACAAGGGTAAGAGACATCCAACTATAGGAAATAATGTTATTATTGGATGTGGGGCTAAAATTTTAGGGCCTATAAGTATAGGCGATGGAGCAAAAATAGGAGCAAACTCTGTAGTATTAAAGAATGTTCCAAAGGGAAAAACCGCTGTTGGAATTCCAGCAGTTATTAAAAATTAATTTATAAATATGCCAATTTTTATTATTTGGTTTATAATAAGACTATATATAAATTTTATTAGTTAGAGAAAAATTAAAACCATATGTTTTACATTTACTAACTAAAAATTTAATATAGTCTTTTTTAGTTTGAGGTGATAATTTTTGAAGGAAAAGATTTTAGAGTTTTGTAAATCTTTAGGATTAGATACTGTGGGATTTGTAAAGTGTAGAAGATTTTCAGAACTTGAAGAGGTGTACAATATAAGAAAAGATAAAGGGTTTGAAAATGAGTTTGAGGAACAGGATATAGAGAAAAGAGTAAATCCTAATGTGTACATGGAAGACGGGAAGACCATAATAACAATTGCTTTTCCTTATTTATATGATGAAGACTATGTTGATAATGGATTTTCAGTTTATACTAGAGGAATGGACTATCATTATGTTGTCTCTAATTTCCTTAAGAAGATAAGCGAATATATAGAGTCTTTAGGGGGACGGGCAATTTCTTTAGTTGATAGTAATTCATTACCTGAAAGATATATTGCATATTTAGGTAATATAGGATTCATAGGTAAAAACAATATGCTAATCACTAAAAAGTATGGTTCCTATGTGTTTTTAGGAGAAATAATTACGGATTTAGAAATTCAGTGTGAAGAAGAAAGAACTTTAGAGGAATTAAGAACTCATAAGGAATGTGGTACCTGTGAGATATGCTATAAAAATTGCCCAACTAAGGTTTTAAATAGAAGTAAGATGAAAAATACTAATTCATGTATGTCTTATATAACTCAGAAAAAAGATATAGAAGATAAATATTTAAAACTTATGAAGGGAAGAATATTTGGATGTGATAGCTGTCAAAAAGAGTGTCCATATAATAAAGAAATAACTTATACAAATATAGAAGATTTTAAACCTCTTACTTTTATGCAAAAGGATTCTTTTGAAGATTTTCATAGAATAAGCAAAAAAGAATTTAATGAAACTTTTAAAAAGACTTCTTGTGGATGGAGAGGTAAAAATACAATTTTAAGGAATATAATGATTAAAAAGGTCTTAATTAATAAGGAAGATATATCAAACTATGAATTAAATTCTGAAAGTCTTAAAAATTTTAGAAATAGACTTTTAAATTTTTATGATGTATAATAATATATTGTTAAAATTTGATACAGGAGGTAAAGTTATGTTTACTCGTATAGGAGCTAATATATTAGTTAGATTACCGGATAGTATTTTTAAACCAATAGCAGGAAAGTTAATCGGTGGATGTTTAAATAAATATGCTGACCTTAATGTTTATGGACTTGATAAAATAAAGAAGGAAGAGGGTCCATTTATATTTATAGGAAATCATTTAAGTAATGCAGATGGATTAGTTTTAGATAAGGTTTTACAAAAAGAATATGATCCATATTTTATTGCTGGAGTAAAGCTAAATGATGAGGCTTTAACTAATATAGGTACAAGATTAGTTAAAAATATAAAAATAAAGCCAAATTCAGCAGACAGAGAATCCCTAAGCAAAATTGTTAAGGCTGTTAAGGGTGGAGAAAATATAGTTATTTTCCCAGAAGGAACAAGAAGTAGAAATGCAAAAATGATAGAAGCTAAAAAGGGAATTATACTTATAGCAAGATTAACAAAGGCCAAAATAGTACCTTTTGGAATGACTGGAACTGAAAAGCTTATGCCAATAAATGATGAAAATATGGGAGCAGAAAAGTTTCATCATTCAAAGGTTAACATAAAGTTTGGAACTCCTATTGACCTTCCAAAAAAAGAAAAAGATGAAGGAAAGCATGAGTATGAAGAAAGGGCTTTAAATTACCTTATGAAAAATATAGCCAATCTTTTACCAGAAGATTATAGAGGGGTATATAAGGATTAGGGGGATATACTATGAAAAAGAGAACTAAAGAGGTATTAGAAATATTAAAAGAAGAGTATCCAGATGCTAAATGTGAGCTAAATTATGAAACTCCCTTTCAACTTTTAGTTGCTACTATTTTATCAGCACAGACTACGGATAAAAAGGTTAATGAGGTAACTAAAGGGCTTTTTAAAGACTATCCAGATGTAGAATCTTTTTTAACTATAAGTCAAGAGGAACTAGAGGATAGAATAAAGCAAATAGGACTTTATAGAAATAAAGCTAAAAATTTAATTATGATGGTTCATCAATTAAAAGAAAATTTTGGTGGAGAAGTTCCTAAAACTATGGAAGGAATAACTTCTTTAGCTGGGGCTGGAAGAAAAACTGCCAATGTGGTTTTATCAAATGCCTTTGGAGTTCCATCTATTGCAGTAGATACTCACGTATTTAGAGTTTCAAATAGAATTGGCTTAGCACATTCAGATAATGTACTTGAAACTGAAAAACAACTTCAAAAAGAATTACCTAAAAAAGAATGGTCCTTAACCCATCATCTTTTAATTTTTCACGGGAGAAGATGTTGTATAGCTAGAAAGCCTAAATGTGATATATGTAAGATAAATAAATACTGTGATTATTTTAAAAATAATAGATAAAAAGCTACACAAAATAGTGTAGCTTTTTTTATTTGCTAGCTTCTTTTTTATTATATAAAAATATAGAAAAAGATGCTAATAAAATTAAGGCATATCCTATTAGGGATATTTTATCTGGTATATCTCCAAATAATACAAAGCCTATTAAGGCTGTGAAAATAACTTGAGTATAGTCATAAATTGAAATATCTCTTGCTGGAGCATATTTATAGGCAGCTGTTAATGCAAATTGAGCACAAGAAGCGGCAACCCCTGCAAGAATTAAAAATACAAATTGTTCTAAGCTAAAGGTTTCAAATTGAAATAACATAATAGGAAAAGTAGTTACTATTGAGAAGAAAGAAAAGAAGAAAACAATAGTAGCTCCCTTTTCTTTACCACCTAAGTATCTAACAAAGGTATAAGCACCTCCAGCAAAGGCTGCTGAACAAAGTCCAATTATAGCAGGAATAAAGTTACTTGCTAAATTCCCAGAAGGTCTAACTATAAATAAAACTCCAGAGAATGCAGCTAAAAGACATATTATATGAATTGGTTTTAATTTTTCTTTTAGGAATAAATAAGAAAATATAATAACGAAAAACGGACTTAATTTATTAAGAATAGTAGCATCTGATAATATTAATCTATCAATTGCATAGTAATTAGCCCAAATTCCTAAGGTTCCTAAAGCAGAACGTCCTATAAGAGAAAGTCTATTTTCCTTCTGTCCAAAAAGTAAGGCATTATCTTTTTTCACTAAATAAAATGCCACAAAACAACTAACTAAGTTTCTAAAGAAACTTTTTTCTATTGATGGTAAATCACCGGATAATTTTACAAATGTACTCATAAGAGCAAAACTAAGTGCTGATATGGTTATTAAAATTATACCTTTTGTTTTATTATTCATTTAATCCTCCTATTAAATTGTTAAAATTTTTATAATAACATTTTAGATGTTAAAAATAAATAGGTCAATATTAATAATATATAGTAATTTTATGAAGAAATGAATAAATTTTTGAAAAAAGAGGTATTTTTACTTATTTTAAATATTTATTTAATATATAATAGAAGTACTATGCTAAATAAGAATGGGGAAAATTTAGATATGTTAATTGGACTTTTTAACAATTTAGGTATTAAAGAGAAAACATTAAAAAGAATAGCAATAGTCACAGTAATATTACTTAGTTTATTTTTTATAAAAGGGTTAAATTTAATTTGTGCCTTAAATAGAGATTTGTTTAAGGATGTAAGTGTAGTTTATGCTGCTGAAGAAATTATAGTAATGACTCAAATAATTCTTTGTATTATGATATTATCTATATGCTTTATATATTATAGAGGACTTAAACGAAAAGAGTTCTTTGGTATATCCCTTGTTTATGTAAGTATTATTACTGAAATGATTTTTATAGTCTTAACAGGAAAAATAGTTGAAAATCAGGTTTATGACTTAAATTTATTTAGTTTTTTATTTAGAGGGATATTACTACTTTTAGCTGTTTTATGCCTTAAAAATTTTGATGCTTTTATAAGGAAACATAAAAAATTAACCTTAGTACTTGTAATATTGGTAACGATTATATTACAAATATTAAATGTCAATTATAACATAGGAATATATACATATAATTTTATATATAATTTAACTTTAGTTTTAATAGTTTTAACATATATATCTTGTATAATATTTTGTTTAGTTAGAATTTTTCAATTTAGAGAAATAACTTATTTAGTAATAATGATAAGTGCTTCACTTATGTTATTAAAATTAGTTTATGGCCTTTCTTTAAGTATAACTAATAATAATCTTATAAAAATAAACATTGTATTTTTTAATTTTATATCATTTATGAGCTTTGTATTTGGTATGTTTTTTGATTTACTTCAAGTTATAAAAAATAAAAATTTTATGCAAGAAGAACTAAGTGCATTTTTTAACCTAATAGAATTTGATTGTAATAGTGAAGTTGTAGTACTTAGTAACAATTTAAAGGTTCTTTATGCAAATGAAAAATGTAGAAGTAAGAGAATATCACCTGAAAATAGAGAAAATAAAACTTATATTGATTTAGAAAAACAAATTAAAGGATTTTTATATGATAAAAATATAATTTGTATAGAAAGTGTGCTTAGAAATTCTAAGGAATGGAAAGGTATAATAAAGTTAAATGGAGAGGATGAAGTTGTAAAAATAAATCTTCAGAGAATAAAAAAAGAAAAAAATCTTTATTATGTACTTAGAATTAATGATATAACAGAAGAATACAAAATGGAGAAAAATTTAAAATTAGAGGAGCAAAGGCTTAGAGGAGTTACTGAAAATATAAAAGATTTAATATTTACAATTGATGTTGAAGGAAAAATAAGCTATGTAAATAAAGCAGTAATAGATGTTTTAGGATATAGTGAAGAAGAATTAATAGGAAAAAATTATTATGATTTATTATTAGTTGAATCTAATTTAAATATAATAGACAGCAAATATTTTAATGAAGATAAGATTTTAACAATAGATAAGGTAAGATCTAAAAAAGGGTTGGTTCAATTAGAATCCATTTCTAGTAGAATTAAGGATAATAAAAATAATACCTTAGGATGGGTAAGAGTTGCTAGAAATATAGAGGATGTAAGAGAAATAGAAATATTAAAGAATAAATTTGAAGAAATAAAGCAATATGACAAGGTTAGAAGTGAGTTTTTTGCAAATTTATCTCATGAGCTTAGAACTCCTATTAACATAATATATTCATGCATACAGCTTTTAAACACTAGTAAAAAGAATAAGGCAAACTTTGCTAATTTATATGATAAGTATGAAAAAACTTTAAAACAAAATTGTTTTAGGATGTTAAGGCTTGTAAATAATCTTATAGATATAACAAAAATAGACTCTGGTTTTATTAAGATGGACTTTATTAATTATGACATAATAAAGCTTACAGAAGATATAACTATGTCTGTAATTCCTTATGTAGAATCTAAGAATATAGATATAATCTTTGATACTAATTGTGAGGAATTAGAGATAAGATGTGACCCAGATAAAATTGAGAGAATAATTTTAAATTTATTATCTAATGCCATAAAATTTACAGAGCCAGGTGGAAAAATAGAAGTTAGTATTTTTGCAGATGAAACTTGGGTAGATATAAGGGTTAAGGATACAGGTATAGGAATTCCATCACACATGAAAGAATTTATTTTTGAAAGATTTATACAAAATGATAAATCCTTAAATAGAAATAAAGAAGGAAGTGGAATAGGATTATCCTTGGTTAAATCCTTAGTGGAATTACATGAAGGAAAAGTTTTCTTAAGAGAAAGTAATGAATCAGGTAGTGAATTTTCAATATTACTACCTAATGTGAAATTGGAGAATGATGTTTGCGAAAATGGAAGCTTAGATTATAAAACAGTGGTTGAAAAAATATCAATAGAGTTTGCTGATATTTATGAAATATATTAGGAGATTTAATAAGTTTAAATGATTTCATAAACTTTCTATTTTAAAAAGATAATGATATAATATTAAGGGCTTGTTTAAAAAAGACAAGTCCTTAATTATTTCTATTTGGAGGTAAAAATATGAAAGTTGGAGTAATAATGGGAGGCATTTCTTCAGAAAGAGAGATATCAATACAAAGTGGCAATTCTGTAGTTCATGCCTTAGATAAAGATAAATATGAAGCTATTCCTATAGTTTTAAATGAAAAAGAAGATTTAATAGAGAAGGTTAAAGGAATTGATTTTGCTCTTTTAGCTTTACATGGAAAATTTGGTGAAGATGGAACTGTTCAATCTGTTCTTAAAACTTTAGGAATACCATTTTCAGGATGTGGTCCATTAAGTAGTGCTATATGTATGGATAAGGACATGACAAAGAGAATTTTAGCCTTTGGAAATGTTAGAACAGCAAGATGGGTAATGGTTTCATCAGTAGATGAAATAGACTATGAAAAAATAGAAAATTTAGGTTATCCAGTATTTATAAAACCTAATAATGGGGGATCATCAGTTGCTACAACTTTAGTTGAATCTAAAGAAGCAGTTAAGGATGCTGTGTTAGAAGCCTTAAAATATGATACAGAAGTAATGATTGAAGAATACATTAAAGGTGATGAGATAACTTGTCCTATAATTGATGGAAAAATGTTACCTGTTTTAGCTATAAAACCAAAGGGAAAATTCTTTGATATAGCTTCAAAGTATGAAGATGGAGGAGCAGATGAATTTATAGTTAAATTAAATGAAGATCTTCATAAAGAAGTAGAAAAAATGGCTTTAGAAACTTACAAGTTATTAAAGTGTGATGTATATGCTAGGGTAGACATGCTAGTAAAGGATAATATTCCATATGTATTAGAAGTAAATACATTACCTGGTATGACAAAGAATAGTTTATTCCCTAAAAGTGCAGCAGGAATAAATATGAGTTTTGAAGAACTTTTAGATACAATAATAGAAAAATCTTTAAAGGTTAATAGAGAATAATTTTATTTAGTAACAACTTTCCCTGTAATATTATATTTTATATAGTAAGAACTACTTTGCAGGGAGAGTATTAATGCAAGATAAAAATCCATTAAGTACATTTGGTCCAGATTTAAATGAATTTAGCAGAGATGTTAATTTCTTAACACTAGCTAAAAATTCAGATTTTATTTATTTAAGAGCTTCAGGCTCTGGAACAGGTAAACTAAGAATTGATAATAAGTTTTTAGAGTTTGCAAAAGAGTGCAGAAGATTAGGAATTCCATGTGGTGCATATCATTTTGCTAAACCTTCTAAGGATTTAGATAGTGCTGTTATTCAAGCAGATCAATTTATTGATGTTTTGCAACAGGGTTTTGGAGATGGGGACTATGGAGATCTATTTCCAGTATTAGATGTGGAAACTCCTACAGATAAATCCTTAACTACTACAGAGCTTGTAAATTGGATTGATAGATTTAGAGATAGATTTGAAGAAAAAACTAGAAGAAGATTAATGTTATATACAGGATTATTCTTCATAGGTCTCTATGATGATTTTAAAGTTCCAGGAAAGGGATACCCTTTAAGTGATATGCCTTTATGGATTGCTATGTACACTAGAATTCCTTCTAATCCAAGGATTCCACCAAATGTTGGAGGATGGAAGAGATGGACTATGTGGCAATTTACTGATGAAGGAAAATTAGATGGAGTTGGAAGTCCGGTAGATTTAAACTGGGGGCCAAATAGCATAGATAGTTTAATGCCACCTTCTGCAGTTACTGGACTAAACGCATATATATCTGGTAATAAAATATTTGTTAATTGGACAGCTAATAAAGAGGATGATTTAAATGGATATAATGTTTTTGTAAATGATAATTATGCAGGAACATTACCAAGAAAAGCAACTAAAATTGTAATTGATAAAAGTAGATTTTATCTTCCAAAAGGAAAGCCAATAAGAATATCAATAGAAGCTTTTGATATTACTGGAGATTTTTCGAAAGAAAGAACTGAATATGTTTTAGATAATAATGGTGAATTCCTAGGATAGATTGGTTTTTATGTTAAATAGAGTTAAATTTTTTTAGCTCTATTTAATTTTTCTCCAAAAGCTATAAAAATTTTGTTATAATAAGAAATGTTATTATATTGTAATAATTTTTAGTAATATTTAGATTATAGTTTTTTTAGAAGGTTTTAGAGAGGAGAGTAATTGTGAAAGAAGAAAAGAAGAAATCAAGCACAGGCTTACTTAAAAGCAAAAAGAAAATAATAATATCAATAGTTATTGTATTAGCAATTATAATAGGTTCTATTGTTGCATATATAGTTAGTATTCAGAAAAAAGTTGAAGAGTGGAATGATAAGATATATCCTAACGTATATGTTGAAAATGTAAATTTATCAGGAATGACAAAGGAAAAGGCCATTGAGGTTTTAGAGAAGGATGTAAAAGAACCTGTAGAACATAAAACTATAAAAGTTCAGGCGGCAGATAAAAGTATTGAAATAAAATATTCTGATTTATCACCAGAATATAATATAGATGAAACTGTTAATGAAGCTATGAATTATGGAAAAGATTTAAATCTTTTTGAGAAAAATAACCTTATAAATGGAAAAGATAAAAAGGAATTAAATTTAGATTTTAAATATGATGAATCTAAGTTAACAGATTATGAGAAAAAACTTACTGAAATGGTAAATCAAAATGCTAAAAATGCTACCATAAGTATAAATGGTAGTAATATAAGTGTAATAGAAGGCGAAGATGGAAGAGCCATAGAAGAAGATAAAATGGTTTCTTTAGTAAAAGAAGCTATAAATGCAAATCCAGAGGATAATTCAGTTGTGGAAGTACCTGTAGAGGTTACAAAACCAAAAATAACTAAGGAAATGCTTTCAAAAATAGACGGCGTTATAGGAAGTTTTACAACAAGTTATACAAGCTCAGATGCTAATAGAAGTGCTAATGTTGAAATTGCAGCTAAAACGGTTAATGGAACTATTTTAATGCCAGGAGATACATTTAGTTATAATAATACTTTAGGGGAAAGAACCACAGCTAAGGGATATAGAGATGGAGCGGCTTACGTAGGAAATAAAGTAGTAATGGTTACTGGTGGAGGAATCTGTCAAGTTTCTACAACATTATACAGAGCTGTTTTAAGAGCTGGAATAATGCCAACAGAGAGACATAATCATAGTATGACAACTACTTATTCAGGCCCAAGTGAAGATGCTACAGTTTCATGGGGATCTTTAGACTATCAATTTAAAAACCCTTATGATTTCCCAATATATATACAAGGATATACAAGTAATAAACATGTAACATTTAATATATATGGAAATGTACAAGGTATGGATGGAAAAACTTATGAATTACAAACTGTAGTAAATGAAACTCTAAAACCATCAGTTAAAACAGTTGATGATCCTAATTTGCCAGAGGGACAAAAAGTTGTTGAGCAAAGACCAGTTACAGGATATAAGTCATCAGGATATTTAGTAACTTATCAAAATGGAAAAGAAATAGATAAGAAATTAATAGGACATGATGTATATAAACAAAAGGATGAAATTATAAAGGTTGGAACAAAAAAAGCTGAGCAACCAAAGCAAGAAGCACC from Clostridium perfringens carries:
- a CDS encoding VanW family protein, whose translation is MKEEKKKSSTGLLKSKKKIIISIVIVLAIIIGSIVAYIVSIQKKVEEWNDKIYPNVYVENVNLSGMTKEKAIEVLEKDVKEPVEHKTIKVQAADKSIEIKYSDLSPEYNIDETVNEAMNYGKDLNLFEKNNLINGKDKKELNLDFKYDESKLTDYEKKLTEMVNQNAKNATISINGSNISVIEGEDGRAIEEDKMVSLVKEAINANPEDNSVVEVPVEVTKPKITKEMLSKIDGVIGSFTTSYTSSDANRSANVEIAAKTVNGTILMPGDTFSYNNTLGERTTAKGYRDGAAYVGNKVVMVTGGGICQVSTTLYRAVLRAGIMPTERHNHSMTTTYSGPSEDATVSWGSLDYQFKNPYDFPIYIQGYTSNKHVTFNIYGNVQGMDGKTYELQTVVNETLKPSVKTVDDPNLPEGQKVVEQRPVTGYKSSGYLVTYQNGKEIDKKLIGHDVYKQKDEIIKVGTKKAEQPKQEAPKQEQPATAKPEEPKQEATQPSTSQPATNQAPDATPQTPNAGQTPPAQ